TCGCGAATAAAACTGGCTAATTCCCAGAATATCCCCGCGAGCCTCATCATCAAATTTTccgaaaaagaaataataaaaatgaaaaatgaaaaataaaaaaacacaaaatacagaaaattccaCGAGCCGAGGAGCCAGCCCAACCCTCCACCTCTCTCTTAAAAACCCGAACCCGAACCCGCCCACTCCCATCGCTttcacgccgccgccgcctcctcctccgccgccgccgccgctcctcctcctctcgaCGCAGAAGCGATGGCGTCGTCGGCGTCCTCCATGCTGATTTACCAGTCTCCCACCTCCCTAACAGCAAACCCTAGACGGTTCGCCGTCGGCCGGAGGCGCCTCGCCGTGTCctgcgcctccgcctccgcctccgcctccgacCCTGCCCTGACCAACCACTCCCCTCCCGCGACGGCGCCTCCTCCCGGGACGGCGACGATCCACAACATCAGGGACGAggcccgccgccaccgccaggCCCACGCCTTCTCCGCCAAGTACGTCCCCTTCGGCTGCGACTTCACCGCCTCCGAGTCCTACTCGCTCGACGAGATCGTCTACCGCAGCCGCTCCGGCGGCCTGCTCGACGTCCAGCACGACATGGAGGCCCTCAAGAAGTTCGACGGCGCGTACTGGCGGAACCTCTTCGACTCGCGCGTGGGCAAGACCACGTGGCCCTACGGCTCCGGCGTCTGGAGCAAGAAGGAGTGGGTGCTGCCCGAGATCGACTCCGACCACATCGTCTCGGCCTTCGAAGGTAATTCCAATCTCTTCTGGGCCGAGCGTTTCGGCGAACATTTCCTGGGCATGGACGATTTGTGGGTCAAGCACTGTGGGATTAGCCATACTGGTAGTTTTAAGGATCTGGGCATGACCGTTCTGGTCTCTCAGGTTAATAGGCTTTGCAAGATGGACCGGCCGTTGGTCGGCGTCGGGTGCGCGTCGACCGGGGACACTTCGGCTGCGCTGTCTGCCTACTGTGCAGCTGCCGGCATCCCGTCGATCGTTTTCTTGCCTGCGGATAAGATTTCGATGGCTCAGTTGGTGCAGCCGATTGCGAATGGGGCTTTTGTGTTGAGCATTGATACCGATTTCGACGGGTGTATGAAGTTGATTAGGGAAGTCACGGCGGAACTGCCGATATATTTAGCCAATTCATTGAACAGCTTGAGGCTCGAAGGGCAAAAGACTGCTGCGATCGAGATACTGCAGCAGTTTGATTGGGAGGTGCCTGATTGGGTCATCGTCCCAGGTGGGAACTTGGGGAATATCTATGCATTCTACAAAGGTTTCAAAATGTGCCAGGAATTGGGTTTGGTTGATCGGATCCCAAGGCTTGTTTGTGCTCAGGCTGCAAATGCTAATCCActctatttatattataaggCTGGTTGGAAGGATTTTAAGGCAGTGAAGGCGAACACCACATTTGCATCTGCTATACAGATTGGCGACCCTGTTTCTATCGACAGAGCCGTTTATGCTTTGCAGAACTCGAATGGTATTGTTGAGGAGGCGACTGAAGAGGAGTTGATGGATGCTATGGCACAAGCAGATTCAACTGGAATGTTCATATGTCCTCACACTGGTGTTGCATTGACGGCGCTGAACAAGCTCAGGAATAGCGGGGTCATTGCGCCCACAGATAGGACAGTTGTGGTCAGCACTGCGCATGGGTTAAAGTTTACGCAGTCCAAAATCGATTACCACTCCAAGGCCATCCCCGACATGGCTTGCCGGTATGCCAATCCTCCAATGCAAGTGAAGGCAGATTTTGGGTCAGTCATGGATGTTCTGAAGGACTACTTGAAAAAGTATTAAGGTGTTGTTTTTTGCTTATCTGCTTGTATTTTAAGGCTTGCAATGTTTTAATCTCCATGTTTAGCATGTAAAACTGTTGCACTATTTGTCATCGAGCGCGCTATTTTATCAATAACCTTGGAGATTTGAAATCCAGCAGTTTTTCCGGAACATCCTTGGAACTAGTCAAACCTTATGATCTGTGCATTTGGTTTTGTCAGATTACTGCATGTCTATGGTGGTTGCATATCATTCTGGGCCAATAAACTCTTTTTAGATCATGTCGAAGTTGAATGGTCGTGGTCCTATAACATACTCTAAATGGTATGTGTATCAACctgagaaagggagagggacTATCTGATAACTCTATTCCGTGCGCTTTGTTATTAGGATACAGAGTTCTCTCTGCACTTTCTGAGAAAAGAACATGCTTTGTATCTAAGAgccttgtttcttgttttttgagAACTGAAGTTTGTTGACGATGAAGCATCCGTCCCTTCTCTTCCTTTGATACCTTCCCCATAAATTTGGGGGTGGCGGGCCTGAAGCAAAAAGGGAGTAGAAGGAAAGGGTAACATGCATCTGGTTTGAATTCTGCAGAGAGATCGTAAAAGTCACGTGAAGGGGATACAAATCATGTGTCACATATGAGAAATGGTTGAATGGGGCTTTTGTCTCTCGATGTCGTCTCATACACCTTTAGACTAGGAATGACCTGAGGGAAGTTGAATTTTCCCTTAGATTTAATTGTATTGACCTCCATCTGGATGCTTTAAAGGTTTTTGGAAGCAGAAATATTGGTATTCATGAGGTAAGTAACTAGCTTTTTAGCTTTCACATCTTGAACAAGATAAGATATGCACTTGTTACCAAAAAAGGGTTGACTTTAGGGATGATAGTTAATGAGAGGTATTGAGTCTGGTTAAGGCATGGTGGCACTGTGCTTTTTGCTCCCATGGAGCCGAAAGATAAGCAAATGCGGTCAAATGACTGAGAAAGCCGTCAAGACATTCCGAGCTGCGATTTGCGGATTCAGAAGCAGGATATGAAAGTCACTGTATAAAGGTTTTTGGTCCCTTAGGGATGAACAACACTAGAATGCACGCTTTAGCGGGCAGAAATAAAATCCCCTTAGTGCCAGCGGAATCTATCCGTGTTCAGTTCTGCCAATTCCCCTAGTTTCGCTTTTCTCGTGCTTCTCTGTATATCTTTTCCGGCGCCACAGAGTTTGCTTCTCAGCTGCAGGTCGCCTTTCTCGCTTCTTTGAGGAGCCCCACTAAAATTACTCAAGATGCAGCGAGATCCCTTTTGAAAAACAAGATCATGTGGGGGTGAAAATGATCCTATAGCAATAGTTTCGCAACGCATTTGAGTTTGTGCATTCTGCATAATCCGTGTTTTGGTCATGTCTGGAGCTTGTATTAAGCGGGCGAATTTGTTTGGAATTCATTCCGGAGTCAAAAACAGatggaaaaaggggaaaagggaaAGCTAGGAGCAGGACAGGTCCTTGGTTGTACTTCCCGCCAACTATAATTCTCCTCTTTGCCAATCTGCTACCCACTAGATTAATACCACCGCATCCGAATAAATTTCTATCCGATAGTATTATAAATGGTGCGGACCCACCTCTGCTTGAAGGGGATAGTCCCCATTGAATTCGAGCAACGAAAGAGCGACGTACCTCATGTGACACGAGCAGCGAAAGGCCAATGCCGAACGGGCTAACGGAGATCGCACCCGTCCCCTGCTCTACCCGATTTTCCCTAAGAGGGCACATcacgaaaagaagaaagggagattCAAGATAAATATAGCCAAAGAGGAAACAGAGAGCAATGGCAAACATATGACGCTATCAACAGATGCTGTATTCTTACAAAACCAACTCGGTAACACGATCTTACAAACGAAGGGGGGCTCTAGGAGGAGGCGATAAAAGATCCCCCATAGAGCCCCAGCTTACACCCACCAACGTACAAAAGAACAGTACCTAATATCAAAAGCACTCTCGCGTTCGTCCCCGACCAGACACGACAAACACCAATGACCAAACCaccctcaaaaaaaaaaaaaaaaaaaaaaacacagctTTAGGTGGCTCCAAGGTGGTGGGGAAACCAAAAAACAAACCCCACGATTGGAGTGCCTACCTAATTGAGCAACATCCTCCCTTCCTCACCaatccaaatctcgcatctAAAAATGCACCTACTGCTACTATCATCATTATGTCCATGTCAACTTACTTAtacgctcctctctctctctctctctctctacacgtTCGATTCGATTCAATTCGATTCGATTCAAATTTTGTTCCTGTGTGTGGTGCGGCAGCGACGTCAAATCCCCACCGtcgaatttcctttcttctaGAAAAGAAAGCccggaaaaataaaaaatcggaggggaaattagtgggattttcgcTCGCTTCGCTTCGCTTGCAAATCTGGCGTTTCAAGTGGGTGGCGGTTGGGTGGCGGGGGGCCCGCCGGCGCCGCTTTGCTTCTCCCGGATCGAGTTGATCTTCTCAAGCCTCCAACCGTCCTTCAGCCTCGCTATGAAGGTGTCGGCCTTGATGTTCACGTCTGGGCTCGGACAGAACATCCCCCCGGGCCCACCCGGCGCCCCGGCCCCACGACCCCGGCCGTCCGCCGCCGTCGTTGGCGGCGTCTCGTCGCGGTGGCCGCCCCTGCTCGGCGGCGACGGGACGTCCGCGTCCTCCAGCTCCGGCGAGCCGCACCGGGAGCTGCGGGCGCTCTGTATCCGGACGAAGTCCCCGGTGGCGACGAACTTGAACTCTGGCACCCGGAACGGCGGCGGGGGGGGGCGGCATTGGTATCGGCCGTGACCGCGCGCCGCTGCTGGGCTGATGGACGGTTGGCTTCGTCGGCAACGGGGGCTTCGGGGCCGACGCCGGGGTTCTCCTCCGCCG
This genomic stretch from Eucalyptus grandis isolate ANBG69807.140 chromosome 3, ASM1654582v1, whole genome shotgun sequence harbors:
- the LOC104436444 gene encoding threonine synthase 1, chloroplastic encodes the protein MASSASSMLIYQSPTSLTANPRRFAVGRRRLAVSCASASASASDPALTNHSPPATAPPPGTATIHNIRDEARRHRQAHAFSAKYVPFGCDFTASESYSLDEIVYRSRSGGLLDVQHDMEALKKFDGAYWRNLFDSRVGKTTWPYGSGVWSKKEWVLPEIDSDHIVSAFEGNSNLFWAERFGEHFLGMDDLWVKHCGISHTGSFKDLGMTVLVSQVNRLCKMDRPLVGVGCASTGDTSAALSAYCAAAGIPSIVFLPADKISMAQLVQPIANGAFVLSIDTDFDGCMKLIREVTAELPIYLANSLNSLRLEGQKTAAIEILQQFDWEVPDWVIVPGGNLGNIYAFYKGFKMCQELGLVDRIPRLVCAQAANANPLYLYYKAGWKDFKAVKANTTFASAIQIGDPVSIDRAVYALQNSNGIVEEATEEELMDAMAQADSTGMFICPHTGVALTALNKLRNSGVIAPTDRTVVVSTAHGLKFTQSKIDYHSKAIPDMACRYANPPMQVKADFGSVMDVLKDYLKKY